A portion of the Lolium rigidum isolate FL_2022 chromosome 1, APGP_CSIRO_Lrig_0.1, whole genome shotgun sequence genome contains these proteins:
- the LOC124657533 gene encoding leucine-rich repeat extensin-like protein 3, translating to MDKSNLPPPSTAAALKALNKASYKISKQSSSSSSLRAPSPPPPPLPSRLSPPLPAPPPPPSSAPAPIDHPPPQPPVYNIDKSNFRDVVQKLTGSPSHIFPPQPPATTTPLAAPTPSRPLMAPPPPPPPLSAIPSRLHRIRPPPLAPPRPPPILPATAPAPAQPGLSPLPALPSVCMSAESPISAYMRRLRGMPSPIHVPTSPLGFGCLHSPRAPTSPGVAMPATSPRVRDQ from the coding sequence ATGGACAAGTCCAACCTCCCAccgccctccaccgccgccgccctcaaAGCCCTCAACAAAGCCTCCTACAAGATCTCCAAgcaatcctcctcttcttcctccctgagagcaccttctcctcccccgccgccgctgccttccCGCCTCTCTCCACCTCTTCCAGCCCCgcccccgcctccctcctccgCCCCCGCCCCAATCGACCACCCGCCGCCCCAGCCCCCCGTCTACAACATCGACAAGTCCAACTTCCGCGACGTCGTCCAGAAGCTCACCGGCTCCCCCTCCCACATCTTCCCGcctcaacccccagccaccaccacCCCCCTCGCCGCCCCAACCCCCTCACGCCCCCTCATGGCccctcccccacccccacccccgctCTCCGCCATCCCGTCCCGTCTCCACCGCATCCGTCCCCCGCCGCTGGCCCCGCCCCGCCCGCCGCCCATCCTgccggcgacggcgccggcgccggctcaGCCCGGcctctcccctctcccggcgCTCCCCTCCGTCTGCATGTCGGCCGAGTCCCCCATCTCGGCCTACATGCGCCGCCTCCGCGGGATGCCGTCCCCGATCCACGTGCCCACGTCGCCGCTCGGGTTCGGCTGCCTCCACTCGCCGCGGGCGCCCACGTCGCCCGGCGTCGCCATGCCCGCCACCAGCCCCCGCGTCCGCGACCAGTGa